From Domibacillus sp. DTU_2020_1001157_1_SI_ALB_TIR_016, a single genomic window includes:
- a CDS encoding acetyl-CoA hydrolase/transferase family protein, translating to MEELRNRIVSADEAASWIEDGMTLGLSGFTRAGDAKAVPMSLVERAKTEPFKVNIFTGASLGFDLDKMMAEAGIIHKRLPFQADPVMRKEINEGHLLFVDQHLSHTAESIRSGVLGPVDYAIVEAVAITEDGLIIPATSVGNSSIFVDRAENVIVELNTAQPAELEGLHDIFNPNDPGKRGPIRLTSVDERIGEIGIRVDPAKIKGIVLTNAQDSPSTIVPPDAETAQMADHLIAFLREEVKAGRLTNELAPLQSGIGSVANAVMHGLIDSEFENLEVYSEVLQDAVFDLFECGKIRFASGCSITLSEEKMQDVYSNLARYRDKLVLRPQEISNHPELIRRLGLLSINTALEADIYGNVNSTHVLGTKMMNGIGGSGDFARNCRTAIFVTKSTAKGGAVSSIVPFVSHVDHTEHDVDVIVTEQGYADLRGLAPRERVLVIIENCVHPAYKEQLRRYYEEALSRGGQTPHVLEKALSWHTRLAETGSMLEQSSLSLS from the coding sequence ATGGAGGAATTAAGAAACAGGATTGTGAGCGCCGATGAAGCGGCATCCTGGATTGAAGACGGGATGACATTGGGGTTAAGCGGATTTACACGAGCCGGGGATGCAAAAGCCGTACCGATGTCTCTTGTAGAACGAGCTAAGACGGAGCCATTTAAAGTCAATATTTTTACCGGTGCCTCTCTCGGGTTTGACTTAGATAAAATGATGGCAGAAGCCGGGATTATTCATAAACGCCTGCCCTTTCAGGCAGACCCAGTTATGCGAAAAGAAATCAATGAAGGGCATCTGCTTTTTGTGGACCAGCATTTATCCCATACGGCCGAATCCATCCGCAGCGGGGTTCTCGGGCCAGTCGATTATGCCATTGTGGAAGCAGTCGCTATTACAGAAGATGGACTCATTATCCCGGCAACTTCTGTCGGCAATTCATCTATATTTGTTGATAGAGCGGAGAATGTCATCGTGGAGCTGAATACCGCCCAGCCGGCAGAACTCGAAGGCCTTCACGATATTTTTAATCCGAACGACCCGGGAAAACGCGGACCAATCAGGCTGACATCGGTAGACGAGCGTATTGGGGAAATCGGTATTCGAGTTGATCCAGCAAAAATTAAAGGGATCGTTTTAACAAATGCACAGGACTCACCCTCTACGATTGTGCCGCCAGATGCGGAGACAGCGCAAATGGCAGACCATTTAATTGCCTTCCTCCGTGAAGAAGTGAAAGCGGGACGCCTGACAAATGAACTCGCTCCTCTGCAGTCTGGTATTGGCTCGGTTGCCAATGCAGTGATGCACGGACTGATTGACTCGGAATTCGAAAACTTGGAAGTGTACTCAGAGGTGCTGCAGGACGCTGTATTCGATTTGTTTGAATGCGGTAAAATCCGCTTTGCTTCCGGCTGTTCAATCACTCTTTCAGAAGAAAAAATGCAGGATGTTTATTCAAACTTAGCAAGGTATCGGGATAAGCTTGTCCTTCGTCCACAGGAAATCTCTAATCATCCCGAGCTGATCCGCCGGCTTGGCTTGTTATCGATTAATACGGCTCTTGAAGCAGACATTTATGGAAATGTAAACTCTACCCATGTACTCGGCACAAAGATGATGAATGGCATTGGTGGATCGGGCGATTTTGCCCGCAACTGCCGGACTGCTATTTTTGTAACAAAATCAACCGCGAAAGGCGGCGCAGTTTCCAGTATCGTTCCGTTTGTTTCACACGTGGATCACACAGAACACGATGTGGATGTAATCGTCACAGAACAAGGCTATGCCGACCTGCGCGGCCTCGCCCCGCGTGAACGCGTGCTCGTTATTATTGAAAATTGTGTCCATCCAGCTTATAAAGAGCAGCTCAGACGCTATTATGAGGAAGCACTATCGCGCGGCGGCCAGACACCGCATGTGCTTGAAAAAGCGCTCTCCTGGCATACCCGCCTTGCCGAGACAGGCTCGATGCTTGAACAAAGTTCTCTGTCCCTTTCGTAA
- a CDS encoding LytTR family DNA-binding domain-containing protein encodes MDQLTVSGLMEVMKEFFPPNTSVAVSNHETFIYYQPSRLIDLHIRVGDPIKPGSVTQQAIEEKHQVSTYIDSDVYGIPYYAMSVPIFNNHVLTGAVTTIHPAKPSPISRNLLTIKAEDRWYPIPYSDVMYLESEGRKTRVQARTGSGYHKLNLTELEFMLPDDAFIRVHRSYIVNVNFIQEIQPDSHSTFLLIMKDRTKIPVTQTYTSAFRKSLNY; translated from the coding sequence ATGGACCAACTGACCGTTTCCGGCTTAATGGAAGTGATGAAAGAATTTTTTCCGCCGAATACGTCTGTTGCCGTGTCAAATCACGAAACATTTATTTATTACCAGCCGAGCCGCCTGATTGATTTGCATATTCGGGTAGGCGACCCGATCAAGCCGGGCAGTGTTACCCAGCAGGCTATCGAAGAAAAACATCAAGTGTCTACGTATATTGACAGTGATGTATATGGTATTCCCTACTATGCGATGAGTGTACCGATTTTTAATAATCATGTCCTTACCGGTGCCGTCACAACCATCCATCCGGCCAAGCCATCGCCTATTTCACGCAATCTACTAACGATCAAGGCGGAAGACCGGTGGTATCCTATTCCGTACAGTGACGTTATGTATTTAGAATCTGAAGGACGTAAAACCCGCGTGCAGGCCCGGACAGGCAGCGGCTACCATAAACTCAATTTAACTGAGCTTGAATTTATGCTGCCGGATGATGCTTTTATCCGTGTGCACCGCTCTTATATTGTAAATGTGAACTTTATTCAGGAAATTCAGCCGGACTCGCATTCAACTTTTTTGCTGATTATGAAAGACCGCACTAAAATTCCCGTCACCCAGACGTATACGAGTGCTTTCCGCAAATCGCTCAATTATTAA
- the ybaK gene encoding Cys-tRNA(Pro) deacylase, giving the protein MAKGKTNAVRLLDAAGIEYKMHEYDNKDGKIDGVSVAHKIGIEPGRVFKTLVTEGAGGLFVFVVPVEAELDLKRAARAAGEKKVDMLPVKEIQKQTGYIRGGCSPVGMKKLYPTFIDTQAKEFESIVVSAGRIGAQIELSPRKLAEAVNASFCEIVNNS; this is encoded by the coding sequence GTGGCAAAAGGAAAAACAAATGCAGTGCGGCTGCTTGATGCAGCAGGCATTGAGTATAAGATGCATGAATATGATAACAAAGACGGGAAGATAGACGGGGTGTCCGTTGCCCATAAGATTGGCATTGAACCGGGGCGCGTTTTTAAAACACTGGTTACCGAAGGGGCAGGCGGCTTGTTCGTGTTTGTCGTGCCGGTCGAAGCGGAGCTTGATTTAAAGCGGGCGGCACGCGCAGCAGGTGAGAAAAAAGTTGATATGCTTCCCGTGAAAGAGATTCAGAAACAAACGGGATACATACGGGGAGGCTGTTCGCCGGTAGGAATGAAAAAGCTTTATCCAACTTTTATAGATACACAGGCGAAAGAATTTGAGTCTATTGTCGTGAGTGCGGGCCGGATCGGAGCGCAAATAGAATTGTCTCCTCGCAAGCTGGCAGAGGCCGTAAACGCTTCCTTCTGTGAGATTGTGAACAATTCGTGA
- a CDS encoding alpha/beta hydrolase, whose protein sequence is MRKYGLFLAAALLIYASFLTLEKSDHAVSDSQFTEPVLFVHGFKGTARSFNTMIARFEQRGWGERALTMNVTRTGRLLVRESPFSTERPALIQLIMENNRASFEDTSRAVAAAMQVLKKEYGIEHIKVVGHSMGGIVSVKFLQDLYDPALHPAVDQLVTIGSPFNGVAGGRWFTQNEGEAVYDLMPGSPALAQITANHAQFPKETQVLNIAGTGDQVTLLQSALSLNAIVPKDQYQLDILYDTTVDHSGLHETPLVDEKIGAFFHYQ, encoded by the coding sequence ATGCGGAAGTATGGACTGTTTTTAGCAGCGGCTCTTTTAATTTACGCCAGCTTTTTAACGCTTGAAAAAAGCGATCATGCAGTATCAGACAGCCAATTCACCGAACCGGTTTTGTTCGTTCATGGCTTTAAAGGAACCGCGCGCTCCTTTAATACGATGATTGCCCGGTTTGAGCAAAGAGGCTGGGGAGAGCGGGCACTGACCATGAATGTCACGCGTACTGGCAGGCTTCTCGTCCGGGAAAGTCCTTTTTCTACAGAACGGCCTGCACTTATTCAATTAATTATGGAAAACAACCGGGCTTCCTTTGAGGATACATCACGTGCAGTAGCTGCGGCTATGCAGGTACTGAAGAAGGAATACGGTATTGAACATATAAAGGTAGTCGGCCATTCAATGGGCGGCATTGTATCGGTAAAATTTCTACAGGATTTATATGACCCTGCACTTCATCCGGCAGTTGACCAATTAGTCACGATCGGCAGCCCCTTTAACGGCGTAGCCGGCGGTCGATGGTTTACGCAAAACGAAGGTGAGGCGGTATACGACCTTATGCCCGGTTCGCCGGCTCTTGCTCAAATTACTGCCAACCATGCTCAGTTTCCAAAGGAAACACAAGTATTAAACATTGCCGGAACCGGTGATCAGGTAACGCTGCTTCAAAGTGCACTCAGCTTAAACGCCATTGTCCCAAAAGACCAATATCAGCTCGACATCCTCTATGACACAACCGTTGATCATAGCGGCCTGCATGAAACACCTTTGGTCGACGAGAAGATCGGTGCTTTTTTTCATTATCAGTAA
- a CDS encoding helix-turn-helix transcriptional regulator → MNKEAITAIVSSKLKLIRTERGYTQDKMADVIGLSKKTLVQIEKERSTAGWTTAAAVCALFRNSDILQSALGGDPVEIAELAAHKTISRPNGQEKTMGGRVWWRELDSQKGIRLQQNVISGHYRVLDAEDYRLFSTYDAAEAEEHFQNHVKRTGDE, encoded by the coding sequence GTGAACAAAGAAGCGATAACAGCTATAGTTTCTTCTAAATTAAAGCTGATCCGCACAGAACGCGGATACACACAGGATAAAATGGCCGATGTAATCGGCTTGTCTAAAAAAACACTTGTGCAAATTGAAAAAGAACGCTCCACTGCCGGCTGGACAACAGCGGCAGCGGTATGTGCGCTGTTTCGGAACAGCGATATCCTTCAGTCTGCGCTCGGCGGTGACCCGGTTGAAATAGCCGAGCTTGCTGCGCACAAAACGATCTCACGGCCAAATGGCCAGGAAAAAACGATGGGCGGCCGCGTTTGGTGGCGTGAGTTAGACAGTCAAAAAGGCATCCGTCTTCAGCAAAATGTTATCAGCGGCCACTACCGCGTGCTGGATGCCGAAGATTACCGGCTTTTCAGCACATACGATGCAGCCGAAGCAGAAGAGCATTTTCAGAATCACGTGAAAAGAACCGGGGACGAATAA
- a CDS encoding AI-2E family transporter, with product MTNKLWFQTGIGILLAMLIIFMFQQIHDVFNPLIIIAKTIFLPLLIGGVLFYLTRPLLHFLEAKKLPRWASITFVLVVVAAVFWLIYAMIAPVIGEQAGSLAKNTPQMIDEGEKWVDYLLSHRDDLPPQAQESVESAITNVSNNLNDWTVGFGSWLLTFLQNFFQALFLLILAPFFLVYMLKDHEKFAPFVAGFFNGERRTWIRKTLHDLDVTLRSYIQGQLLVSFLVGVMLLIGYLIIDLNYALLLALFGMMTNVIPFLGPYLAVVPAMFIALLQEPQMALYVAIIMLVAQQIESNFISPNVMGKALDVHPLTVITVILAAGNIAGIWGVILAIPFYGVVKTILSNLYQKRTEIREAAGKEID from the coding sequence TTGACAAACAAACTTTGGTTTCAAACAGGAATTGGTATTTTACTGGCGATGCTGATTATTTTTATGTTTCAGCAAATTCATGATGTCTTTAATCCTCTTATTATTATCGCCAAAACGATTTTTCTGCCTCTTTTAATTGGCGGGGTGCTTTTTTATTTAACAAGGCCGCTCCTCCACTTTCTTGAAGCAAAAAAGCTGCCGCGCTGGGCTTCTATTACATTCGTGCTTGTTGTGGTCGCGGCCGTATTCTGGCTGATTTACGCGATGATCGCGCCCGTTATCGGTGAACAGGCCGGTTCTTTAGCGAAAAACACACCGCAAATGATCGATGAAGGTGAAAAATGGGTGGATTACCTGCTCAGTCACCGGGATGACCTGCCGCCTCAAGCGCAGGAATCTGTTGAAAGTGCGATCACCAATGTTTCTAACAATCTGAATGACTGGACTGTTGGATTCGGCTCCTGGCTGTTAACGTTTCTTCAAAACTTTTTCCAAGCCTTGTTCCTTTTAATCCTGGCGCCATTCTTCCTTGTATACATGCTGAAGGATCATGAAAAGTTTGCACCGTTTGTTGCCGGCTTTTTCAACGGAGAACGAAGAACATGGATCCGCAAAACACTGCATGACTTGGATGTGACGCTTCGCTCTTACATTCAAGGACAGCTGTTGGTCAGCTTCCTTGTCGGTGTAATGCTCCTAATTGGGTACTTAATTATCGATTTGAATTATGCCCTGCTGCTGGCGCTGTTCGGCATGATGACAAATGTGATTCCGTTCCTCGGCCCTTACTTGGCCGTTGTGCCAGCTATGTTTATCGCTCTTCTACAGGAGCCGCAGATGGCCTTGTACGTAGCGATTATTATGCTCGTTGCCCAGCAGATTGAAAGCAACTTTATTTCACCAAACGTAATGGGCAAAGCGCTTGATGTTCATCCGCTTACCGTTATTACGGTTATTTTGGCGGCAGGAAACATCGCCGGCATCTGGGGCGTTATTCTAGCCATTCCGTTTTACGGCGTTGTCAAAACGATTCTGTCTAACCTTTATCAAAAAAGAACAGAAATCCGTGAAGCGGCTGGAAAAGAAATTGATTAA
- a CDS encoding HAD family hydrolase: MITSIATDMDGTLLNGNMEVSEENRTAMKKAQELGIEVIVATGRSYKEARFALEGTGIECPIIAVNGAEVRDARGEIVQFTAIEDDLAYDLYRRLKDVGVYFEVYTNQATYTDDAEKAVELLIDIVLSAHPDANVEDIRERAKLRIEHGLAKKVNDYEEIIRDTSQHIYKFFVFSTDRELLQRAADRLDGIDGVAVSSSGNENLEITNEQAQKGITLENYLTSKGLSLEDALAVGDNYNDLSMLERVGYSYAMGNADTNIKKAARFETSRNEESGVARAIEDALERSAVK; encoded by the coding sequence ATGATCACAAGCATCGCAACGGATATGGACGGAACGCTATTAAACGGGAACATGGAAGTGAGTGAAGAAAACCGAACTGCCATGAAAAAAGCGCAGGAGCTTGGGATCGAAGTCATTGTTGCAACAGGGCGTTCTTACAAAGAAGCCCGCTTTGCATTAGAAGGAACCGGGATCGAGTGCCCGATTATTGCAGTGAACGGAGCGGAAGTTCGGGATGCAAGGGGCGAAATCGTTCAATTTACGGCGATTGAAGATGATTTGGCATACGATTTATACCGCCGCTTAAAAGATGTCGGCGTTTACTTCGAAGTGTATACGAATCAAGCAACGTACACAGATGATGCAGAAAAAGCGGTAGAGCTGTTGATTGATATTGTTCTTTCCGCACATCCAGACGCAAATGTAGAAGACATTCGTGAACGCGCCAAGCTGCGGATCGAGCACGGCCTTGCTAAAAAAGTGAATGATTACGAAGAAATCATTCGTGACACGAGCCAGCACATTTATAAGTTTTTCGTGTTTTCAACAGACCGCGAGCTGCTGCAGCGGGCGGCGGACCGTCTCGATGGAATTGACGGAGTAGCTGTCAGCTCATCTGGGAACGAAAACCTTGAAATTACCAATGAACAGGCGCAAAAAGGCATTACGCTTGAGAATTACCTGACTTCTAAAGGACTCTCGCTCGAAGATGCGCTCGCTGTGGGAGACAACTATAATGACCTGTCTATGCTTGAGAGAGTCGGATATTCATATGCGATGGGCAACGCAGACACCAATATTAAAAAAGCAGCCCGGTTTGAGACGTCCCGCAATGAAGAAAGCGGAGTAGCCAGGGCGATTGAAGATGCACTGGAACGAAGTGCGGTCAAATGA
- the ilvA gene encoding threonine ammonia-lyase IlvA, with the protein MSKVSVEEIVVANQVLKDVVTKTPLQKNELLSARYGCNVYLKREDLQIVRSFKLRGAYNFIRSLTEEERAKGVVCASAGNHAQGVAYSCLALGIEGKIFMPSTTPRQKVSQVKRFGGDKVSVVLTGDTFDDSYTAAMAYCTEEEKMFVHPFDDYRTIAGQGTVAVEILNDMQEPIDYMFCSIGGGGLAAGVGSYLKGISPSTKLIGVEPAGAAGMKASLSSGQVTRLDTIDPFVDGAAVKQVGDLTMDICMDVLDGISVVPEGKVCTTILQLYNENAVVAEPAGALSVAALDFYKDEIKGKNVVCVISGGNNDIERMQEIKERSLIYEGLKHYFIVTFPQRAGALRKFMAQVLGEHDDITRFEYTKRTNRDEGPVLVGIELKHKEDYAPLVKRMEENGFPYMEINSDPLLFNLLI; encoded by the coding sequence GTGTCTAAAGTATCAGTAGAAGAAATCGTCGTGGCAAACCAGGTGCTTAAAGACGTGGTTACCAAGACACCGCTTCAAAAAAATGAACTTTTATCAGCCCGTTACGGCTGTAACGTGTATTTAAAGCGTGAAGATTTACAGATTGTCCGCTCCTTTAAGCTGCGCGGCGCGTATAACTTTATCCGGAGCTTGACGGAGGAAGAGCGGGCAAAAGGAGTAGTATGCGCAAGTGCCGGCAACCATGCGCAGGGCGTTGCGTATTCCTGCCTTGCCCTTGGCATTGAAGGGAAGATCTTTATGCCGTCCACGACACCGCGTCAAAAAGTATCGCAGGTGAAACGGTTCGGTGGAGATAAAGTATCGGTTGTGCTGACAGGAGATACGTTCGATGATTCGTATACTGCAGCGATGGCCTACTGCACAGAAGAAGAAAAGATGTTTGTTCATCCATTCGATGATTACCGGACGATTGCCGGGCAGGGAACCGTGGCGGTTGAAATCTTGAACGATATGCAAGAACCTATTGATTACATGTTTTGTTCCATTGGCGGTGGCGGCCTCGCAGCCGGTGTCGGCTCGTATTTAAAAGGCATCAGCCCATCCACGAAGCTGATTGGCGTTGAGCCGGCAGGAGCAGCTGGCATGAAAGCTTCCTTGAGCAGCGGGCAGGTAACCCGTCTGGACACGATCGATCCGTTTGTCGACGGGGCGGCCGTTAAACAAGTTGGTGACCTGACAATGGATATTTGCATGGATGTGCTCGACGGTATTTCCGTTGTTCCAGAAGGTAAAGTGTGCACAACGATCTTGCAGCTGTATAACGAAAACGCAGTCGTAGCAGAGCCGGCAGGAGCGCTGTCTGTTGCTGCCCTTGATTTTTATAAAGACGAGATCAAAGGAAAGAACGTGGTTTGTGTGATCAGCGGCGGCAATAACGATATTGAGCGTATGCAGGAGATCAAAGAACGTTCGCTCATTTATGAAGGGTTAAAGCATTACTTTATCGTCACTTTCCCGCAGCGTGCCGGGGCACTCCGCAAGTTTATGGCTCAGGTGCTGGGAGAACACGATGATATTACCCGCTTTGAATATACAAAGCGGACCAATCGTGATGAAGGACCTGTTCTGGTTGGTATTGAGCTGAAGCATAAAGAAGACTATGCACCGCTCGTTAAGCGGATGGAGGAAAATGGCTTCCCTTATATGGAAATTAATAGTGATCCTCTCTTGTTTAACCTGCTTATTTAA
- the bshB2 gene encoding bacillithiol biosynthesis deacetylase BshB2, with protein sequence MTKTMEIEQERHVLVIFPHPDDEAFGVSGTIAVHTGRKTPVTYACLTLGEMGRNLGNPPFANRESLPDVRKAELQKAAEAIGIQDLRMMGLRDKTLEFEDDQKMMNLVTGLIDELNPSLIITFYPGYSVHPDHEATARAVVRAVRAMEESKRPKLHCVAFANNTLEEIGPADIRYDIRHVYDKKLEAMKAHISQTIWMLKDLEASVAEEGSDLHDRFNYEHFWTYTFDEKDKVTEIKS encoded by the coding sequence ATGACCAAAACAATGGAAATTGAACAGGAGCGCCACGTCCTTGTCATCTTTCCTCACCCGGATGATGAGGCATTTGGTGTATCCGGTACGATCGCTGTTCATACTGGACGAAAAACACCGGTCACTTATGCCTGCTTAACACTCGGCGAAATGGGCCGTAATCTTGGCAATCCACCTTTTGCAAATCGCGAGTCTCTTCCAGATGTCCGCAAGGCCGAGCTGCAAAAAGCAGCCGAAGCTATCGGCATTCAAGATTTGCGCATGATGGGCCTTCGTGATAAAACGTTAGAGTTTGAAGACGATCAAAAAATGATGAACCTCGTCACGGGTTTGATTGATGAGCTGAATCCTTCCCTGATTATTACATTTTATCCGGGCTACTCTGTTCACCCGGACCATGAAGCAACCGCACGTGCGGTTGTACGGGCGGTGCGCGCGATGGAAGAGAGCAAACGGCCGAAGCTTCACTGTGTGGCCTTTGCGAATAACACGCTTGAAGAAATCGGGCCGGCTGATATCCGTTACGACATCCGGCACGTGTATGATAAAAAACTAGAAGCCATGAAAGCTCATATTTCCCAGACCATCTGGATGCTGAAAGATCTGGAAGCAAGCGTCGCCGAAGAAGGAAGCGACCTGCATGACCGGTTTAACTACGAGCATTTCTGGACATACACATTCGATGAAAAAGACAAAGTAACCGAAATAAAAAGCTGA
- a CDS encoding YojF family protein, with product MEPILPEKVQELINTFAGQEVYLHMETTNGAYASHFNEKFFSAGAYIRNAKLTYEHGKIVGDGPFRVGLKLAIGWVYAEGLTHYGFDENGHLLMAGHDFDGKLAVALQLGTTPFK from the coding sequence ATGGAACCGATTTTACCTGAAAAGGTACAGGAGCTTATTAATACGTTTGCCGGCCAGGAAGTATACCTTCACATGGAAACGACAAACGGTGCTTATGCATCACATTTTAATGAAAAGTTTTTCTCTGCGGGTGCGTATATCCGCAATGCGAAGCTTACATATGAACATGGCAAAATTGTCGGTGATGGGCCGTTTCGTGTTGGGCTGAAGCTTGCAATTGGCTGGGTTTACGCAGAAGGATTAACTCATTATGGGTTTGATGAAAATGGGCACTTACTGATGGCTGGACATGATTTTGATGGAAAACTGGCAGTCGCTCTGCAGCTGGGCACGACGCCGTTTAAGTAA
- a CDS encoding nitroreductase encodes MLKNIIRERRSIKKFNGKPVALSDVTAVLEDAVWAPNHGCREPWRFVVAAEEGLQAMRETLKECTIPKWNMLPEEELKKKTAGFALPGAFVFVIVPEDPRQKERLEDFSAASALIQNAQLLAWEQGIGTCWKTPAWLDAPKFRKALDVKPGERILALLQFGYYDELPQAKERTPVQEKITYFK; translated from the coding sequence ATGCTGAAAAATATTATTCGTGAACGTCGTTCCATCAAGAAATTTAATGGCAAGCCTGTAGCGCTGTCCGATGTTACGGCTGTATTAGAGGACGCAGTGTGGGCGCCGAATCATGGCTGCCGCGAGCCATGGCGTTTTGTTGTTGCAGCGGAAGAGGGACTCCAAGCGATGCGGGAAACGCTGAAAGAATGTACAATCCCTAAATGGAATATGCTTCCGGAAGAAGAGCTAAAGAAAAAAACAGCCGGCTTCGCACTGCCTGGCGCTTTTGTATTTGTCATTGTACCGGAGGATCCGCGCCAAAAAGAACGGCTGGAAGATTTCTCGGCTGCAAGCGCCCTTATTCAAAACGCCCAGCTGCTTGCCTGGGAGCAGGGCATCGGCACATGCTGGAAAACACCAGCCTGGCTGGATGCACCAAAGTTTCGTAAAGCTCTTGATGTAAAGCCAGGCGAGCGGATTTTGGCCTTGCTGCAATTCGGCTATTACGACGAATTGCCGCAAGCAAAAGAACGGACGCCGGTTCAAGAGAAAATTACGTATTTTAAATAA
- the pdxK gene encoding pyridoxine/pyridoxal/pyridoxamine kinase, with translation MKKTLTIAGSDTSGGAGIQADLKTFQEHGTYGMTALTTIVTMDPDNGWNHGVFPLAIDTLQAQLKTAMSTGIDALKTGMLATPEIIETAAASIKENDIQKVVIDPVMVCKGEDEVLNPEAAEATRDSLLPLATVVTPNLFEAWQLSGVGPIRTIDDMKEAAQKIHALGAKNVVVKGGKQLQSEKAVDLFYDGHEFELLEGEKHNTTYNHGAGCTFAAAITANLANGQDVKTAVHNAKDFVNAAIKHGWRLNEYVGPVMHGAYNHK, from the coding sequence ATGAAAAAAACATTAACCATTGCAGGATCAGATACAAGCGGCGGCGCTGGCATCCAAGCCGACTTGAAGACCTTCCAGGAGCACGGCACATATGGCATGACAGCCCTCACAACAATTGTCACAATGGACCCCGATAACGGCTGGAACCATGGTGTGTTTCCACTGGCGATCGACACGCTTCAGGCTCAGTTAAAAACAGCCATGTCCACTGGCATTGATGCGCTGAAAACAGGAATGCTTGCTACGCCTGAAATTATCGAAACGGCAGCAGCTTCTATTAAAGAGAACGATATCCAAAAAGTCGTCATCGACCCGGTTATGGTCTGCAAGGGCGAAGATGAAGTATTAAATCCAGAAGCAGCCGAAGCAACACGCGACTCTCTTCTTCCGCTTGCGACCGTTGTTACACCAAACTTATTTGAAGCATGGCAGCTTTCTGGTGTCGGTCCAATCCGCACAATTGATGATATGAAAGAAGCGGCTCAAAAAATTCATGCGCTTGGTGCAAAAAACGTAGTCGTTAAAGGCGGCAAGCAGCTGCAAAGCGAAAAAGCGGTTGACCTTTTCTACGATGGCCATGAATTTGAGCTGCTAGAAGGTGAAAAGCATAACACCACTTACAATCATGGTGCAGGCTGCACGTTTGCGGCTGCTATTACGGCCAACCTGGCAAACGGACAGGACGTAAAAACAGCAGTCCATAATGCGAAGGATTTCGTAAATGCAGCGATTAAACACGGCTGGAGACTGAACGAGTATGTAGGTCCTGTTATGCACGGTGCTTACAACCATAAATAA
- a CDS encoding general stress protein, producing the protein MYTAKIVRNHTEAASAVTAFSQDGFSKEAIYVFARDKDESKQLTDATNSGSVGFKEQGLSGTVGNVFKNRGDELRSKLHSLGMSESEAAEYEEQLDRGLIAVVATDKNPEDRSSANSNDQSVL; encoded by the coding sequence GTGTATACCGCGAAAATTGTTCGAAACCATACAGAAGCGGCCAGTGCCGTAACGGCTTTTTCACAAGATGGGTTTTCCAAAGAGGCGATTTATGTGTTTGCCCGCGATAAAGATGAATCTAAACAGTTAACCGACGCGACCAACAGCGGCTCAGTCGGCTTCAAGGAGCAGGGCTTGTCCGGCACAGTCGGCAATGTATTTAAAAACCGCGGGGACGAGCTGCGTTCGAAGCTTCACAGCCTCGGAATGAGCGAATCCGAAGCAGCCGAGTATGAAGAACAGCTTGACCGGGGGCTTATTGCCGTCGTTGCGACAGATAAAAATCCGGAGGATCGAAGTTCGGCCAATTCCAACGATCAAAGCGTCCTTTAA